One genomic region from Enterobacter pseudoroggenkampii encodes:
- a CDS encoding conjugal transfer protein encodes MGRVGIYLKDKIEREVRDIVQQDLQNGANAGEANISATCNELIRLGLLVYKRDGEDGNQFDIEGYRRDLIRKTAGSREGTVLIATLIAEMYLKMTGKDGEGSLEDTLDMILSGINTAENEAEARHFINEKE; translated from the coding sequence ATGGGAAGAGTCGGCATCTACCTTAAAGATAAAATTGAACGTGAAGTTCGCGATATTGTTCAACAAGACCTGCAGAACGGCGCTAACGCTGGAGAAGCAAACATATCAGCCACCTGCAACGAATTAATCCGGCTTGGACTGCTTGTCTATAAACGCGATGGCGAGGATGGTAATCAATTTGATATCGAAGGATATCGAAGAGACCTCATAAGAAAAACAGCCGGCTCACGCGAAGGCACAGTTCTCATTGCCACCCTAATCGCTGAGATGTATTTAAAAATGACAGGAAAAGACGGCGAAGGCAGCCTTGAAGATACGCTTGATATGATTTTAAGCGGCATAAACACAGCCGAGAACGAAGCAGAAGCAAGGCACTTCATCAACGAAAAAGAATAA
- a CDS encoding DUF932 domain-containing protein yields the protein MVSFASRYRMPTSIRKDRPLTNDELQRIVPSAFSSDKHDSRSERYTYIPTINILDRLRDEGFQPYYATQSRTRDQDKRDFTKHMLRLRRHDQINGKEVPEIILLNSHDGSSSYKMIPGMFRQVCSNGLVAWKDFGEIRVPHKGDIVGQVIEGAYTVLKTFDAVDENIDLMKSIQLTLPEQRLFGATALELKYDGKPAPITPEQIINPRRVLDRGQDLWTTFNVVQENVIRGGIRGRTEKGKMTRTREVTGIDGDIKLNQVLWKMAEEFAKLKA from the coding sequence ATGGTCAGTTTCGCAAGCCGTTATCGTATGCCTACCTCGATCCGTAAAGACCGTCCGCTGACTAATGATGAATTACAGCGCATCGTTCCCAGCGCGTTCTCATCGGATAAACACGATTCACGCTCTGAACGTTATACGTATATCCCGACCATTAACATTCTTGATCGCTTACGTGATGAAGGTTTTCAGCCATATTATGCCACTCAGTCACGTACACGTGACCAGGATAAACGCGACTTTACAAAGCATATGCTTCGCCTGCGCCGTCATGACCAGATTAACGGAAAAGAAGTACCGGAAATTATTCTGCTGAATAGCCATGATGGTTCAAGCAGCTATAAAATGATCCCCGGTATGTTCCGTCAGGTTTGCAGTAATGGTCTGGTTGCATGGAAGGATTTTGGTGAAATCCGCGTACCCCACAAAGGGGATATTGTCGGGCAGGTTATTGAAGGCGCTTACACGGTGCTGAAAACATTTGACGCGGTTGATGAAAATATTGACCTCATGAAAAGCATTCAGCTCACTTTGCCTGAGCAGCGCCTTTTTGGTGCGACCGCCCTGGAACTTAAGTACGATGGAAAACCAGCGCCGATTACACCGGAGCAAATTATTAACCCTCGCCGCGTGCTCGACAGAGGCCAGGATTTATGGACCACGTTTAACGTGGTGCAGGAAAATGTGATCCGTGGGGGGATTCGTGGCAGAACGGAAAAAGGGAAGATGACCAGAACGCGGGAAGTCACCGGAATAGATGGTGACATCAAATTAAATCAGGTGCTCTGGAAAATGGCCGAGGAGTTTGCAAAACTGAAGGCCTGA
- a CDS encoding lytic transglycosylase domain-containing protein, with protein sequence MKISLLPAALLTLSLSAGAAPQMCFDQAGKDYQIDPLLLMSISIKESHLVPDAINGSNRNGTEDVCGMQVNSSHYGKLKNFNITRERLLNDPCICVYTGAWVLAHNFRSYGKNWDSVGMYNTGPSKKLIAQRKAYAQDIKNIYRVLLARKKLLSERLAPAAGKEHEIKIAETASSHSGQ encoded by the coding sequence ATGAAAATATCGTTACTGCCTGCTGCTTTGCTGACTCTTTCACTTTCTGCTGGCGCAGCTCCGCAGATGTGCTTTGATCAGGCCGGGAAAGATTATCAAATTGATCCGCTTCTGCTTATGTCAATTTCGATTAAAGAGAGCCATCTGGTACCAGATGCGATAAATGGATCAAACCGGAATGGGACAGAAGATGTCTGCGGGATGCAGGTGAACAGCTCTCATTACGGTAAACTTAAAAACTTCAATATTACCCGTGAGCGCCTGTTAAATGATCCATGTATCTGCGTTTATACGGGTGCATGGGTACTGGCGCACAACTTCAGGTCATACGGAAAAAACTGGGACAGCGTGGGGATGTATAATACGGGGCCGAGCAAAAAGCTCATTGCGCAGCGCAAGGCCTATGCACAGGACATCAAAAATATATATCGCGTATTACTGGCCAGAAAAAAGTTACTATCTGAACGTCTCGCGCCAGCTGCTGGAAAGGAGCATGAGATTAAAATTGCAGAAACAGCATCGTCACATAGCGGACAGTAA
- a CDS encoding N-6 DNA methylase has translation MSQLSFESLFLADQADPQPRASAPARMLSPAEARKEFASVFRQMAKNMRRSEVFRDFITLAASELDMARIRSPENIENSRRICERYKPDDLDAMKQLFCLLVEGLAGDIHDFLGALYMEQELGADEMGQYFSPSCISRLMAGLLMPGAQETIKREGWMTLDEPACGSAGMVIAFAYWMAEAGYNPSQQLYATCTDIDPKVADMAFIQLALLGIPAKVVTGNTLTLKANRVRYTPVYYFNDWQGRLAFRSRLDAMKKFLATVAA, from the coding sequence ATGTCACAACTGAGTTTTGAATCCCTGTTCCTGGCCGACCAGGCTGATCCGCAGCCGCGGGCTTCCGCACCGGCCCGGATGCTGTCGCCAGCTGAGGCGCGTAAAGAATTCGCCAGTGTCTTCCGTCAGATGGCGAAAAATATGCGCCGTTCCGAAGTGTTCCGCGACTTCATCACCCTCGCAGCCAGCGAGCTGGATATGGCCCGTATTCGCTCGCCGGAGAACATCGAAAACAGCCGTCGCATCTGCGAACGGTATAAGCCGGACGATCTGGACGCCATGAAGCAGCTGTTCTGCCTGTTGGTGGAGGGGCTGGCGGGTGACATTCATGATTTCCTCGGCGCTCTGTATATGGAGCAGGAGCTGGGCGCGGACGAAATGGGGCAGTATTTCTCCCCGTCCTGCATCTCCCGCCTGATGGCCGGACTACTCATGCCCGGCGCTCAGGAGACGATAAAGCGTGAGGGGTGGATGACGCTCGATGAGCCTGCCTGTGGTAGCGCCGGAATGGTCATTGCCTTTGCATACTGGATGGCTGAAGCGGGATATAACCCTTCACAACAGCTGTATGCCACCTGCACTGACATCGATCCAAAGGTGGCAGATATGGCCTTTATCCAGCTGGCACTGCTGGGTATACCCGCGAAAGTCGTGACCGGTAATACGCTGACCCTGAAAGCGAACCGAGTGCGTTACACCCCTGTTTATTACTTCAATGACTGGCAGGGCCGTCTGGCATTTCGCAGTCGTCTGGATGCAATGAAAAAATTTCTGGCCACCGTGGCCGCCTGA